Below is a window of Betaproteobacteria bacterium DNA.
CAGCCGCTCCATGCTCGTTCGCGTGCCCAAGGTTCTTTCTGCGGAGCAGGTCGCATCGATACGCGGAAGACTCGATGCGGCCGGTGCTGCGTGGGTCGATGGACGCGCCACCGCCGGGCATCAGGGCGCGCAGGTCAAGCGCAATCTGCAGATCGCCGAGAACACGCCGATCGCGCGTGAGCTCGGCGATCCGATCCTCGCTTCGCTGGAGCGCAATCCCCTCTTCATCAGCGCGGCGCTGCCGAGCCACGTCTATCCGCCGCTCTTCAACCGCTACGACGGGGCGGACGGCATGGCCTTCGGCAGCCACGTGGACGGCGCCATCCGGCTGCTGCCAGGCACCGGCATCAAGATCCGCACCGATCTTTCGGCCACGCTCTTTCTGTCGGCGCCGGAGGAGTACGACGGCGGGGAACTGGTGATCGAAGACACCTACGGCGAGCAGTCGGTGAAGCTGCCGGCAGGCGATCTCGTGCTCTACCCCGCCACCAGCCTGCACCGGGTGACACCGGTCACGCGTGGCTCGCGCGTCGCGTCGTTCTTCTGGATCCAGAGCCTCGTGCGCGACGACACGCAGCGCGCGCTCCTGTTCGATCTCGACATGTCGATCGTGAGCCTGTCGCAGGATGCACCGGGCCATGCCGCCCTGGTATGGCTCACCGGCTGTTATCACAACCTGCTGCGCATGTGGGCAGACACCTGAGGCAGCTCATCTACATGGCATCACGCAAACGCATCTCGCAGCGCACGATCTGGTTTCAGATCCACCTCTGGCTCGGCCTGACGCTCGGCATGGTCGGCATCGCCGTCGGCGTCTCCGGCAGCATTCTCGTCATCGACCACGAAATCGACGAATGGCTGCATCCGGCGCGCTACCGGATCAGCGGCTCACAGGTCGCGCTCCCCTTCGCCGAATACGCTGCGCGCGCGGCGCAAGCGCTCGATGGACGCGCAAAACCTACGGGCATCCGACTGCCCGACGGCGAGGAGGGCCCGATCATGGTCTTCGCGCGCCCCCCCGGATCGACCGG
It encodes the following:
- a CDS encoding Fe2+-dependent dioxygenase, which codes for MLVRVPKVLSAEQVASIRGRLDAAGAAWVDGRATAGHQGAQVKRNLQIAENTPIARELGDPILASLERNPLFISAALPSHVYPPLFNRYDGADGMAFGSHVDGAIRLLPGTGIKIRTDLSATLFLSAPEEYDGGELVIEDTYGEQSVKLPAGDLVLYPATSLHRVTPVTRGSRVASFFWIQSLVRDDTQRALLFDLDMSIVSLSQDAPGHAALVWLTGCYHNLLRMWADT